One region of Salvia miltiorrhiza cultivar Shanhuang (shh) chromosome 3, IMPLAD_Smil_shh, whole genome shotgun sequence genomic DNA includes:
- the LOC131016212 gene encoding small nuclear ribonucleoprotein SmD1a-like: MKLVRFLMKLNNETVSIELKNGTVVHGTIIGVDISMNTHLKTVKLTLKGKNPVTMDHLSVRGNNIRYYILPDSLNLETLLVEETPRVKPKKPTAGRAVGRGRGRGRGRGRGRGR; this comes from the exons ATGAAGCTCGTCAG GTTTTTGATGAAATTGAACAACGAGACCGTGTCGATTGAGCTAAAAAATGGCACCGTTGTGCACGGAACTATCATTG gCGTTGACATCAGTATGAATACTCACTTAAAGACAGTAAAGCTTACTTTGAAGGGAAAGAATCCTGTGACTATGGATCACTTGAGTGTGAGGGGTAATAATATTCGTTATTACATCCTTCCTGATAGCTTGAATCTCGAGACGTTGCTTGTGGAAGAGACTCCTAGGGTCAAGCCCAAGAAGCCCACTGCAG GAAGAGCTGTGGGACGTGGTAGAGGCCGTGGTCGTGGGCGCGGGCGTGGTAGAGGCCGCTAA